A single Brassica rapa cultivar Chiifu-401-42 chromosome A04, CAAS_Brap_v3.01, whole genome shotgun sequence DNA region contains:
- the LOC103865232 gene encoding beta-glucosidase 33, with translation MTTTLTLLLGFLALLSTLSFNAEARPQPSDEDLGIVIGPHTTFEDDLGIVIGPEESEDIQQVNLDDEDLGTIIGPEFEVHKSDFPDDFIFGTSVSAYQVEGAKKGSGRGLTTWDEFTHMFPDKVEQRSDGDVGVDFYTRYKDDIKLMKELKTNGFRFSISWTRVLPYGSIEKGVNEEGVKFYDDLINALIADGIQPAITLFHWESPLALEMKYGGFLSEQIVEDFRKFAKFCFDKFGDRVKNWATFNEPSVYSVAGYSKGKKAPGRCSPFEVIKCPSGDSSEEPYRVGRNQILSHVAAVEEFRKCKKCQEGGGKIGIVLVSHWFEPKDPNSSKDVEAARRSLEYQLGWFLRPLVYGQYPKEMLEGTTSRVEAFTPEESKRLRGSLDYVGINYYGAFFSTPLTNVNSSQITYHSDMRVNWTVDQNHSPHLKSTAMGIVIYPAGLMNLMRHIKDEYMDPEIYIMENGMDELDDGTKTLVEALNDYGRKEFIKSHILIMGKAIRMYNVRLKGYFIWSLMDNFEWEKGYKIRFGLYHVDFNDNMKRYMRSSGKWLSEFLDSKESLHKCYFEGHREKGYAPKLSDREIYDRDNWRIRYTSDVM, from the exons ATGACTACTACCCTAACTCTTTTGTTAGGGTTTTTAGCCCTATTGAGTACCCTTAGCTTCAACGCTGAAGCTAGGCCTCAACCAAGTGATGAGGATCTCGGTATCGTCATTGGACCTCACACTACTTTCGAAGACGACCTTGGCATCGTAATTGGACCGGAAGAGAGCGAAGACATACAGCAGGTCAACCTAGATGATGAAGACTTGGGCACCATCATTGGACCCGAGTTTGAAGTCCACAAGAGTGATTTCCCTGACGATTTCATCTTTGGAACATCCGTTTCCGCATATCAG GTTGAAGGTGCTAAAAAGGGATCAGGGAGAGGCTTGACAACATGGGATGAATTTACACACATGTTTCCTG ACAAGGTTGAACAACGTAGTGATGGAGATGTCGGAGTCGACTTCTATACTCGTTACAAG GATGATATAAAATTAATGAAGGAGTTGAAAACGAATGGGTTCAGATTCTCAATCTCATGGACCAGAGTCTTGCCTT ATGGATCAATTGAGAAAGGTGTCAACGAGGAGGGGGTGAAGTTCTACGACGATCTTATAAATGCACTTATAGCTGATG GCATTCAGCCAGCGATTACTCTATTTCACTGGGAATCTCCACTTGCTCTAGAAATGAAATACGGAGGTTTTCTAAGCGAACAGATTGT TGAGGATTTCCGGAAGTTTGCAAAGTTCTGCTTCGATAAATTTGGAGATAGGGTTAAGAACTGGGCAACATTTAACGAGCCATCGGTATATAGTGTTGCGGGTTATTCAAAAGGTAAGAAAGCGCCAGGACGGTGCTCTCCATTTGAAGTCATCAAATGCCCCTCAGGAGATTCATCCGAAGAGCCTTACAGAGTTGGTCGTAACCAAATTCTTTCTCATGTTGCTGCTGTTGAAGAATTCCGAAAATGTAAAAAG tgcCAAGAGGGAGGAGGGAAAATTGGAATAGTGTTGGTGTCTCACTGGTTCGAGCCTAAAGATCCAAACTCAAGTAAAGATGTCGAGGCAGCAAGACGTTCCCTCGAGTACCAACTCGGCTG GTTTCTTCGCCCTCTCGTGTATGGACAGTATCCAAAGGAGATGCTAGAAGGTACCACAAGCCGAGTGGAAGCATTTACACCAGAAGAATCTAAGAGACTAAGAGGCTCTTTGGACTACGTCGGGATAAATTACTATGGAGCATTCTTTTCTACTCCACTCACTAATGTTAATTCATCGCAGATTACTTATCATTCCGACATGCGTGTAAACTGGACAG TTGACCAAAACCATTCACCACATCTCAAG TCAACAGCAATGGGTATAGTAATATATCCAGCGGGTTTGATGAATCTGATGAGACATATCAAAGATGAATACATGGATCCAGAGATTTACATTATGGAGAATG GGATGGACGAGCTCGACGATGGGACCAAGACCTTAGTGGAAGCCTTAAACGACTACGGGAGAAAAGAGTTCATCAAGAGTCACATCTTAATTATGGGCAAAGCCATCAG GATGTACAATGTGAGACTGAAGGGTTACTTTATATGGTCGTTAATGGACAACTTCGAGTGGGAGAAAGGATATAAAATCAGGTTTGGGCTGTACCATGTCGATTTCAATGACAACATGAAACGATATATGAGGTCATCTGGGAAATGGCTAAGCGAGTTTCTTGATTCAAAAGAGTCTCTGCATAAATGCTACTTCGAGGGCCATCGTGAGAAAGGATATGCTCCCAAGCTGTCTGACAGGGAGATATATGATCGTGACAACTGGCGTATCAGATACACGAGCGATGTTATGTGA